A portion of the Ricinus communis isolate WT05 ecotype wild-type chromosome 10, ASM1957865v1, whole genome shotgun sequence genome contains these proteins:
- the LOC8269862 gene encoding GDSL esterase/lipase At1g09390 isoform X1, translated as MASCLSHSRSHFQLIIIIISFLFTCVLASQCKNPPVLFNFGDSNSDTGGLVAGLGFPVNFPNGRLFFRRSTGRLSDGRLLIDFLCQSLNTNLLSPYLDSLGGSKFTNGANFAVVGSSTLPKYVPFSLNIQIMQFLHFKARALEAVNAGSGNMISDEGFRNALYMIDIGQNDLADSFSKNLSYAQVTKRIPSVVQEIEIAVKTLYDQGGRKFWIHNTGPLGCLPQKLTLVQKEELDSHGCISSYNNAARLFNEALRRRCQKMRSQLAGATIAYVDMYSIKYDLIANSSKYGFSRPLMACCGNGGPPYNYNIKVTCGQPGYQVCDEGSPFLSWDGIHYTEAANGIIASKLLSTAYSFPRTTFDFFCHN; from the exons ATGGCTTCCTGTCTTTCTCATTCACGCTCTCACTTTCAacttattatcattattatttcattCCTTTTCACTTGTGTTCTCGCTTCTCAGTGCAAGAATCCTCCAGTCCTCTTCAACTTCGGCGATTCTAACTCCGACACCGGTGGACTCGTCGCCGGTCTCGGTTTCCCCGTTAATTTTCCTAATGGCAGGTTGTTCTTTCGCCGATCAACTGGCAGATTGTCCGACGGTCGCCTTCTCATCGACTTTCTCT GCCAGAGTTTGAATACTAATTTGCTAAGCCCATATCTGGACTCATTAGGAGGGTCTAAGTTCACCAACGGTGCAAATTTTGCGGTTGTGGGTTCTTCTACTCTCCCAAAGTATGTTCCTTTTTCATTGAACATTCAAATTATGCAGTTCCTTCATTTCAAAGCTCGTGCCCTTGAAGCTGTCAATGCTG GTTCAGGAAATATGATCAGCGATGAAGGGTTCAGGAATGCTCTTTACATGATTGACATTGGGCAAAATGACCTTGCTGATTCCTTCTCTAAAAACCTATCCTATGCGCAAGTGACCAAAAGGATTCCATCCGTTGTtcaagaaatagaaattgctGTAAAG ACTTTATACGATCAAGGAGGCAGGAAATTCTGGATACATAATACTGGACCCTTAGGTTGTCTCCCTCAAAAACTTACATTAGTTCAGAAGGAGGAGTTGGATTCACATGGATGCATTTCGAGCTACAATAATGCTGCAAGACTGTTCAATGAAGCATTGCGTAGGAGATGCCAAAAGATGAGGTCTCAATTGGCAGGTGCCACTATAGCGTACGTAGATATGTATTCTATCAAGTACGATCTTATTGCCAACTCCTCCAAATACG GTTTCTCAAGACCACTAATGGCCTGCTGTGGCAATGGAGGACCTCCATACAATTACAACATTAAGGTAACATGTGGTCAGCCTGGCTATCAGGTTTGTGATGAAGGATCTCCATTTTTGAGCTGGGATGGAATCCATTACACTGAAGCAGCTAATGGCATCATAGCCTCTAAATTACTTTCCACAGCTTATTCTTTCCCCCGTACcacttttgatttcttttgtcaCAATTGA
- the LOC8269862 gene encoding GDSL esterase/lipase At1g09390 isoform X2 has translation MASCLSHSRSHFQLIIIIISFLFTCVLASQCKNPPVLFNFGDSNSDTGGLVAGLGFPVNFPNGRLFFRRSTGRLSDGRLLIDFLCQSLNTNLLSPYLDSLGGSKFTNGANFAVVGSSTLPKYVPFSLNIQIMQFLHFKARALEAVNAGNMISDEGFRNALYMIDIGQNDLADSFSKNLSYAQVTKRIPSVVQEIEIAVKTLYDQGGRKFWIHNTGPLGCLPQKLTLVQKEELDSHGCISSYNNAARLFNEALRRRCQKMRSQLAGATIAYVDMYSIKYDLIANSSKYGFSRPLMACCGNGGPPYNYNIKVTCGQPGYQVCDEGSPFLSWDGIHYTEAANGIIASKLLSTAYSFPRTTFDFFCHN, from the exons ATGGCTTCCTGTCTTTCTCATTCACGCTCTCACTTTCAacttattatcattattatttcattCCTTTTCACTTGTGTTCTCGCTTCTCAGTGCAAGAATCCTCCAGTCCTCTTCAACTTCGGCGATTCTAACTCCGACACCGGTGGACTCGTCGCCGGTCTCGGTTTCCCCGTTAATTTTCCTAATGGCAGGTTGTTCTTTCGCCGATCAACTGGCAGATTGTCCGACGGTCGCCTTCTCATCGACTTTCTCT GCCAGAGTTTGAATACTAATTTGCTAAGCCCATATCTGGACTCATTAGGAGGGTCTAAGTTCACCAACGGTGCAAATTTTGCGGTTGTGGGTTCTTCTACTCTCCCAAAGTATGTTCCTTTTTCATTGAACATTCAAATTATGCAGTTCCTTCATTTCAAAGCTCGTGCCCTTGAAGCTGTCAATGCTG GAAATATGATCAGCGATGAAGGGTTCAGGAATGCTCTTTACATGATTGACATTGGGCAAAATGACCTTGCTGATTCCTTCTCTAAAAACCTATCCTATGCGCAAGTGACCAAAAGGATTCCATCCGTTGTtcaagaaatagaaattgctGTAAAG ACTTTATACGATCAAGGAGGCAGGAAATTCTGGATACATAATACTGGACCCTTAGGTTGTCTCCCTCAAAAACTTACATTAGTTCAGAAGGAGGAGTTGGATTCACATGGATGCATTTCGAGCTACAATAATGCTGCAAGACTGTTCAATGAAGCATTGCGTAGGAGATGCCAAAAGATGAGGTCTCAATTGGCAGGTGCCACTATAGCGTACGTAGATATGTATTCTATCAAGTACGATCTTATTGCCAACTCCTCCAAATACG GTTTCTCAAGACCACTAATGGCCTGCTGTGGCAATGGAGGACCTCCATACAATTACAACATTAAGGTAACATGTGGTCAGCCTGGCTATCAGGTTTGTGATGAAGGATCTCCATTTTTGAGCTGGGATGGAATCCATTACACTGAAGCAGCTAATGGCATCATAGCCTCTAAATTACTTTCCACAGCTTATTCTTTCCCCCGTACcacttttgatttcttttgtcaCAATTGA